In Methanocorpusculum vombati, a genomic segment contains:
- a CDS encoding CehA/McbA family metallohydrolase: MVLLKCDLHVHTNASRDGESSVEAVLAAVAAAGLDAVAITDHDTTEGSIAALAAQNPGVLIIPGIEVSTKQGHLLVLGTTQVLAPKQDVLTTIAEAKALGAVTIVPHPFHRWRHGVGLRCKEALIAADAVEALNSRYIIGTANQKAAKMAKKYGRPATAGSDAHNCKFVGFGVTEIEAGERSVAAILDAIRAGRVSCTCKKTPLRTYTRQSWDNTVRKVRRRVPQFRHRPRRRIIHRKK; encoded by the coding sequence ATGGTTCTTCTTAAATGTGATCTGCACGTCCACACGAATGCATCAAGGGACGGGGAAAGTTCGGTTGAGGCCGTACTGGCGGCAGTGGCGGCGGCAGGGCTTGATGCGGTGGCCATCACCGATCACGACACAACGGAAGGATCGATTGCGGCACTCGCCGCACAGAATCCGGGAGTTCTGATAATCCCCGGCATTGAGGTTTCGACAAAACAGGGACATCTGCTGGTGCTCGGAACAACACAGGTTCTTGCACCCAAACAGGATGTGCTGACAACGATTGCGGAAGCGAAAGCACTCGGGGCGGTAACGATTGTTCCCCACCCGTTCCACCGCTGGCGGCACGGGGTCGGTCTCCGGTGTAAAGAGGCGCTGATCGCAGCAGACGCGGTTGAGGCACTAAACAGCCGCTACATTATCGGAACGGCAAACCAAAAAGCCGCAAAGATGGCAAAAAAGTATGGCAGACCAGCAACTGCAGGTTCGGATGCCCACAACTGTAAATTTGTCGGGTTCGGCGTAACTGAGATAGAAGCCGGGGAACGATCGGTTGCGGCAATTCTTGATGCAATTCGGGCAGGACGTGTCTCCTGCACCTGCAAAAAGACGCCGCTCCGTACCTATACCCGGCAGTCATGGGACAATACAGTTCGTAAGGTGCGCAGGCGCGTGCCGCAGTTCCGTCACCGGCCGCGGCGGAGAATCATCCACCGGAAAAAATGA